One window from the genome of Novipirellula caenicola encodes:
- a CDS encoding adenylate/guanylate cyclase domain-containing protein, translated as MNFVDVIVKLGNETNHVYKANLPLEIGRMDHGEELLRTQNVGNGNFRLAVAPIDMIGVSRRSLRIEDNGEGGLRLVNIHSTNSFQISDENLSVGPGQSFSVPGNVTVQLPQQLILSFTLKSMKAPVEFDRTMRTLDAVESSMTLGNQDARLGQLKNEASDKNPAAVAVSLVRQALTVVQKAAGSNEFFEAAVRAVANMIELDRAYVILFEKEHWTVRSMFSFESDSSINFTDSKTVEPLPSGSTRLLDNVLQTKKTVIYEPDSYLQTAGSSMISLDRAVAAPMFDKRGDVIGVVYGDRRVVDERSNEPIGELEAALLEVMASAVASGLARQHEESLRASLTQFFSPAVTDRLEKNENLLLGRDAEVTVLFCDIRGFSAVSKRVGPARTIEWINDVMTELSQCVIETDGVLVDYIGDELMAMWGAPAQQPDHALRACRTASLMLEQIEPLRQKWSDITSDQFGFGIGINTGVAQVGNTGSKVKFKYGPLGNTVNVASRVQGMTKAFGVRVLLTSSTLSEVEKCQGAASEIVLQTRHLADVKPLGINEVVTLFELNPDANPNWQQMRLSYERALDCYHKSDLAGAAKELASLVYKNADDTPSVLLLGRVVDALTHKKTIVDPVFVFEHK; from the coding sequence GTGAACTTTGTTGACGTGATTGTCAAATTGGGTAACGAGACCAACCACGTCTACAAGGCGAATTTGCCCTTAGAGATCGGCCGGATGGACCATGGCGAGGAATTGCTGCGTACTCAGAACGTCGGCAATGGCAACTTCCGCCTGGCCGTCGCACCGATTGATATGATTGGCGTTTCGCGGCGTTCGTTGCGAATCGAAGACAATGGCGAGGGGGGGCTGCGATTGGTCAACATCCACTCGACCAACAGTTTCCAAATTAGCGACGAAAACTTGAGCGTCGGCCCCGGGCAATCCTTTTCAGTCCCAGGCAACGTCACCGTCCAATTGCCTCAGCAATTGATCCTGAGCTTCACGCTGAAATCGATGAAGGCGCCGGTCGAATTCGACCGCACGATGCGGACACTCGACGCGGTCGAATCGAGTATGACGCTCGGCAACCAAGACGCTCGGCTTGGGCAACTTAAAAACGAAGCCAGCGACAAGAATCCCGCCGCGGTCGCGGTCAGCTTGGTCCGACAAGCGTTGACCGTGGTGCAAAAGGCCGCCGGGTCGAACGAATTCTTCGAAGCGGCAGTCCGTGCGGTTGCCAACATGATTGAACTCGATCGTGCGTATGTGATTCTGTTTGAAAAAGAACACTGGACCGTTCGCTCGATGTTTTCGTTCGAATCGGATTCGTCAATCAATTTCACCGACAGCAAAACGGTCGAACCGCTACCTTCGGGCAGCACTCGATTGTTGGATAACGTACTGCAAACCAAGAAAACGGTGATCTACGAACCCGACAGCTATCTGCAGACCGCGGGCTCGTCGATGATCAGCCTGGATCGTGCCGTCGCTGCACCAATGTTCGACAAACGAGGCGACGTGATTGGAGTCGTCTATGGCGACCGCCGCGTGGTGGACGAACGAAGCAACGAACCGATCGGAGAACTGGAAGCCGCGTTATTAGAAGTCATGGCCAGCGCCGTGGCCTCGGGGCTGGCACGCCAACACGAAGAATCGCTGCGAGCTTCGTTGACTCAATTCTTCTCGCCCGCGGTGACCGATCGACTCGAGAAAAACGAAAACCTGCTGCTTGGCCGAGACGCCGAAGTCACCGTGTTGTTTTGTGACATCCGCGGCTTCAGTGCGGTATCGAAACGGGTCGGCCCCGCACGCACGATCGAATGGATCAACGATGTGATGACGGAACTGAGCCAGTGTGTGATTGAAACCGACGGCGTTTTGGTCGATTACATCGGCGATGAATTGATGGCGATGTGGGGAGCTCCGGCGCAACAACCCGATCATGCCCTGCGTGCTTGTCGAACTGCGAGTTTGATGCTGGAACAGATCGAGCCCCTCCGCCAAAAATGGAGCGACATCACCAGCGACCAGTTCGGCTTTGGGATTGGAATCAACACGGGGGTGGCCCAGGTCGGTAACACCGGATCGAAGGTCAAATTTAAATACGGACCGCTCGGCAACACCGTCAATGTGGCTAGCCGCGTGCAAGGGATGACCAAGGCATTTGGAGTGCGAGTCCTGCTGACCTCTTCGACACTCAGTGAAGTCGAGAAGTGCCAAGGAGCAGCGAGTGAGATTGTGCTGCAGACGCGTCACTTGGCCGACGTCAAACCGCTGGGGATCAACGAAGTTGTCACGCTGTTTGAATTGAATCCCGACGCCAACCCAAATTGGCAACAGATGCGGCTGAGTTACGAACGGGCGCTGGACTGTTATCACAAAAGCGACCTTGCCGGAGCCGCCAAGGAACTCGCGTCACTGGTCTACAAGAATGCCGACGATACACCGAGTGTGTTGTTATTGGGCCGCGTGGTCGACGCGTTGACGCACAAGAAAACCATCGTCGATCCCGTGTTCGTATTTGAACACAAGTGA